CATATCGGGGATTTTGCAAACTAAAATAAGGAACATAGTAAGCAAATAAAAAACCGCCGTAAAAAGGATGCAGATAATTACAGACATACCTAAGGAAATACCGTACCACAGATACATCGAAACAAAGATGTAACCGCTGAAGCTCGCTAAAGTACAGGCGCTCATATCGAACCCGTCGCAAGCCATCGTCATAGTCGCAGCTATGGCAAAGATGGTGGTAATGGCCATCGAACGCAAAATGTTAATAAGATTTGCAGAAGAAAAAAAAGCCCGTCCCAATCTTGCCGTAAACAATATGACACACAAAAACAAGGCGATTATGGCAGCCCAATCCAATAAAAAATTTACCAGCTTTTTATTATCGATCGTAACGCTTTTCATAGAATATCCCCTTTACTTTTGTCCGTATGTATCTTGTGAACCGACGGCGTAATACATAATTTCCTTATCCGAAGTTTCTGCCGTTTTTAATTCGGCGGCGATCTCTCCCCCGCACATAACGTATATTCTGTCCGTGATCGACAAAAGTTCGGAATTTTCACAGGTCGCATAGATAACGCAGTTGTTTTGCTCCGCGATGGTATTTATAAGTTTGAAGATTTCCTGTTTCGCGCCGACATCTATGCCTTTTGTCGGTTCATCGAAAATATAGACGCCGGCGTCGGATGAAAGCCATTTACCCACGACGACTTTTTGCTGATTTCCTCCGGACAAAAACAGCACTTTTTGATAGGCCGACGACGTTTTTATGGAAAGCAAATCTATAAATTTTTTTGCATTCAGAGTTATAAGTTTTTTAAGTATAAAAGAAAACCTGCAAAATGTTTCCAAATTTGCGGCCGATAAATTGAAATGCACGGATTCGTTTATCAACACCCCTTCTTTTCGTCGCTCTTCGGGTACAAGTGCGATATTGTACTTAACGGCGTCGGACGGGTTGCGTATCTTTAAATACTTGCCGTTATACATAATCGTTCCCGATTTCTTTTTCAACGCGCCGAATATCGTTTTGCACAATTCCGACTTTCCCGCACCGACAAGCCCCGCAATGCCGATAATTTCACCTTTGCGTATATATAACGACACATTTTTGATTTTATTTTCTTTTTCGGTAAGGTCGTTTACGATAAAAGCTTTATCGCCTACATTTCTTTTTGGTACACGATACTCTTCTTCAAACGGACGACCGAGCATTTCTTCAATAACGCTCTTTGTCGATGTTTGACTCGTTACCGGCCGGTCTGCAACTATTTCGCCGTTCCGCATCACCGTGTATTTTGTGCATATTTGCAGGATTTCGTTTATCCTATGACTGATAAAAACGACTGCAATATTTTCCTGCCGGACAAGATTGCGTACTGTCACAAATAAGTCTTCCGTTTCCGTCGTGCTCAAAGGAGCGGTAGGTTCGTCCAGCAGCAAAAACTTACACGAACTTTGAATTGCGCGCGCTATTAAAACCATCTGCTTTTGCGCCAAGCTGAGCGTTTGTACTTGTCTTCTTACGTCGAGATCTATTTTCAAACGATTCAGTATATCTTTCGCGGATTTATTAATCGCACTCCAATTGATAAACTGCCTATGATGCATATTCATGATCATGTCGTTTAACATGATATTTTCCGCGACGGATAAAGAATTTATCAAAGCAGTATCGACTTCCTGATACACTATCTGTATGCCGAATTTTTTAGCGGCGGCGGGAGAACGTATTTCTATTTTTTTATTGTTGAGAAAAATATCTCCCGTGTACGTAGGTTTTGCACCGGCAAGCACTTTCATAAGCGATGATTTTCCGGCACCGTTTGCGCCGACGAGCGCGTGTATTTCTCCCGTCAAAATTGAAAAATTCACGTGAGAGAGCGCCGTTACATCGGGAAATACTAAAGATATATCTTTCGCTTCCAAAACCGTATCGTTCATGAGAGATTCCTCTAGCGTGTCCGTGATCGGCGCTGCTCTTTGTACCGGAGTTATACTTTTCGTTTTACGAATCCGAAGGACAGCGCACGATTCTTTTTGCCAATTATCCGATAAATCGGCAGACGACCGATTCAATAGCCGATGGCTTTTACGAGCCAATCGCTGGTCGACAGATTTTTGACGGCACCGTATGACTTGGGCGCCACATCATATAGATTTTCCAACGTAGTATTCGGCTTCAAATCCGATTGCTTGATAACGGAACAGGGCATTTCCCACCATGCAGTTTGCTTTCCCGTTACCGGATCTACGATTTTGTCGTAATCGTTATTCATTTCAAGCGCCAACAATCGAATTCCCTGTTCTCCGTTTGCTTTGAAATCGGTACACGCGCATGCTTTCCAGACGGATTTTTTTGCCTGCATATATTGAATATCCGTATTGGAAATATCGACGGACACCATCGGTATGTTCATTCCCGATTCCATGATCGCTTTGTATACGCCCCGTCCGTATGCATCGTAAGTTACCCAAATCGCATCGATATCGCCCGCTTTATATTTTGCCAACGTCGAAGCGGTTACGCTGGTCATCGACGATTCGGCATTGTTCAAATCGGTCGGTCCGACGGTTTCTACCGTTTTAATCTTTCCGGTTTTTTCGAATGCGGCATAGCCGACTTCGCGTCTGTCAAAGGGACTTATATAATTGGGGCCGACCCAGACTTTTAATACTTTTATGGGTTCTTTTTTTGCGACCTTGTCAGGATACAGATCATCGCATATAAAATCGAGCAATGCCGTCGCAAATCCCGCATCGTCTTGGAAAAACTGCGTCACACCCGGTATCGTCTTTACGTTTCCGCTCGTATCTCGGAATTGCGTGTCAAATGTTACGATTTTCAATTTCGGATACTGTTTTAACACTTTCGTTAAAAACGTATACGAATAATTTTGTCCGCCGTGCGATACGAACAATCCGTCATAACCCTTTGCAGCGCATACATTTATATAATCCTGCCATGTCGAATCATTGCCGTTTGAAAAATACACGTCGCAGGTCATTCCGAGCGCTTTCGCCGTTTTGACACATTGATTGGCACAGAGCTGAAAAATATCGCTGGATGCAAGATTCAAAATATAGGCAACCTTTTTTCCGGCGACGGGAGATGCTTTTTCCCCGGCTGCAGCAGCATTTTCCCCTTGTCCCATGGCAAAAATCATCGCATGGAGCAAAACAAGCGACATACAAACCGTTATAAACTTTTTCATCACAAACCTCCTATTTGCTTGATGAATAATCGAATACCTTTATTCCTTATGTTGTTCATTCTGCAGCAAGCGGTACTCCCTTTTTCAGTATGATACAGCCGTATTTAACACATGAACTCGACATGACCACCGCGTAAGCATTTTTCGAACGTTCGTAAAATGCTTCGCGGGAAATTTTGGTAAGGTCGGGCGCTTCTGCACGAAGACTTTTGATTATCGCCATAAAGCTTTTTTCGATTTCAGGATCGGCGGTATCTCCTTCGACAGGGGCCATCATCACGACAGAATCTTTTACAAAAGTATCAAGCGTGATCAGGGGTAATATTCCTTCCAACAACTCCGGAATCGTTATGCCGTCGGCTCTTATACATCTTTTTCCCATCGTATGTCCGGGATAGTATGCATCCGCCAAAACCAATTCGTCTCCGTGCCCCATCTGTGCCAAAGTCTTCAACAGCTCCGGTCCGATGCAAGGTTTTATTCCCACTAACATGCGAAACTCCTTTCAGCGTAATTTAAAAACGTCCGTTATCTCTTTGCACTGAGATTCCGTCATTATGTGACTGTTATCGATAAAACGCCTCAATATTGTCATTTGAGCCAAGCGTTCCATCAAGTCTATACCGTCAAACGCGTGCAACAAATCTTTGGCGGCACATAATGCTCCGTGATTTTCCAAAAGGACGGCAGTGTTATGTACAACCGCTTCCGATACCGCATCCGCCAATTCTTTTGACCCCATGATAAAATACGGGACATTCACTATTTCACCTAAAATAAAATACGTTTCCGCAATGAGGCGGGAATCAAGTACGCACGGCTGTGCCGTAGCAAAAGCGCTCGCAAAAACGGGATGCGCATGGACGACGGCATGTAAATCAGGCCGTTTGAGTAAAATTTGCCGATGCATTTCGCTTTCAATGCTTAGTTTTAACTCGGGAGAGAGGTTCGTACCGTCGAATTTTACAACCGCGATAGATTCGGCGGTCAAACTGCCTTTATCGAGGGAAGACGGCGTTATGCAAAATTCGTCATCGCTGACACGCAGGCTTATATTTCCGCCGCTTGCGGTCGTCAATTGCCGGTCGTACAAACGTTTCATAAAGTTTGCTACTGCAACTCTTTCTTTATAAAATCTCTTCATATGCATTTCCACTTAATATACAATTTATTTTACTAAAAATATTGTATATATTTTACTTAACATTAACTAACTGTAACACGGGAATTCCCATCTGTCAACATTTTTTTTATGTTTTTCAACGTATTTTACTCATTTATCCGCTTACTGCATACGGAGAGTACGATAAATCGCATAGTATACACAATTTAACACGCAGTTTACATATAATTGACAACTTAATGATTTTAAATTATAATAAATGAATACGCTTATGACCGTCAAAGAATTGGCAAAGTTGGCAAACGTCTCCACTGCAACGATTTCCCTCGTCTTGAATGAAAAGGAAGGGGTAAGCGATAAAAAACGGCGTGAAATAGAAAAGCTCATAGCAAAAACCGGCTATAAGCTGCGTCATACCCCGACAAAAAAAAAGAATAAAAGTTTGTGTTTTTTGAAAGTTGTCAAATCGGGATATTTTGTCGAACAAAATGCTGGTTTCGTTTCGAAAATCATGGACAGCGTACAAACCGAATGCAGCAATTTCGGCTACAATTTAAATATCGTCGTCGCAGGAAACGATCTTTCAAAGGCGCTTGCGGAAATAAACGGAGGAAATTACGACGGCGTTTTCGTCATAGGAACCGAACTCGACCGAGACGATTTCAAGTACTTGGACATCCTCACGCTGCCCTACATCGTCATCGACAATTCAATGCCCGTGTACCAATGCAATTCCATCACTATGAATAACGAAGAAATGGTATACACCGTATTAAAACACCTTGCGCTATGCAACGACCCCGACTTCGGCTATCTGCACGGCCTGCCTGAAGCGGTTAATTTCATAGAAAGAAAAAATGCCGTCTTTACCTATGCAAAAGAATTCAATTTCGATTTTAACGGCGACAAAATGTTTTTGATAGACGCAAACGTCAGCGGCAGTTATGAATCGATGCTCAAAATAATCCGCAGCGGCAAACGGATCCCTCGTATTTTATTTGCGGATAACGATATCGTTGCGATCGGTGCAATGAAAGCGTTGCTGGAATCCGGCTATAAAATTCCGGACGATATAAAAATTGCGGGTTTCGATGACATATATCTATCTTCCATAGCTTCGGTTCCGCTGACAACGATGCACGTACAGCGTAAAATGATCGGAGAAATTGCTGCGCAAACGTTAATAAATCATATCAGTAACCGATTTAAAAGTTATTCGAAAATTAAAATCGGCGGCACGCTCAAAATCAGAAAAACGACTTCCCTGCTTTAATAAATTTCGGAAACACTTGATATTTTAATAATTTACATCGCTAAAATATCGTTTTCGAAAAATGCGATCGCATCTCTGAAATCGGCTTCGTTCGGCCTGCCCTTATTCAATCCGCCGATAAGCTTAAAAGGACCGTAGGTATCGAAACCTTTGCAGGAAAATATACCCAAGCAGATTTTGCCGCTTTTCTCCGTTTTAGCCCGAAGTGCATTTTCATACCCTGACCTGCCCGCTCCCGACGTATAGATAAAAAACAATTTTTTTACATCGCTTTTAATCGCCTGTTCGAGCACGGCCGAAACGGACGGAGAAAACTTTCCGTAATAAATTCCCGACGCAAATCCCAGTACGTCATAGCGGGAAAAAAATTCCGGAGTGCAATCTGCCGCTTTAACAAGAGCCGTATCCGCATATTTTTCTTTGATTTTCAAAAGCAGCTTTTCCGTATTTCCCTTGTGCGGAGAATCGTACACAATGCCAATTTCATTCATAATTCAAACCTCCCGTATATACGCGTATTCGTCAGGATATACGGCCGAGAGCGGACTTTCCAAAACGACCTCGCCGTCACGCAATCGCTTTTTTGCAAGCTTACGGTAGTCGAAAACGATCGCATCGCTTGCGCAGTTGTAAAAACACTCTCCGCACAAAATGCAATTTTTTTGATTTTTCACCGACACGATTCCGTCCGTAAAAACAAAATTGTTAACGGGGCACACCTCTATACATCTTTTACATGCGCGGCACTTTTCGTATACGATCGACACGGTTTTGAATTTCGCATGAATTTTTTCCTGTGAAAGCATTTTCAATATAAAACGCATGGGCATTTTAGTGTATGCAAAAGACGCGCTGTTATCCCGTATCGATTCCGGGTCGGCACACAGATCGACGACTTTGTTTACGGCGCCGTCTATTACACAACGCTCCGCATCGCCCGGCCGGTCTTCCAATATTTTTGTGCGAAAACTTCTGCTCAGCGTATGAAACGAAGCGATTTTTATGCCCAAAACCGGCACGTAGTTTTTTCGTTTCAATGCGCGTCCCATCTCTTCCAACGCGACAAACGAATGCGCTCCTCCGTAACTTATAAACGGCACGGCAATTTTCGACCGCTTTTCGTCCGGAGGCGGGAGCATCGCGATCGTACGCAATATCGTGTGTTCCGCATGACCGGCATATACCGGAGCGCCGATAAAAAGAGCGTCGAACGCGCCCGCTTTCGCCGCGAGATTTTCGTTTCCGGCCGGAGAGAACAACAGAGTATCGTCTTTTGTCAGGTCGATGATATCGGCCGCACCTCCCCTCGCTTCGATGCTTTTTCGGATCATCCGTGCGGCGGCGAGCGTATGTCCCGCAGGACTGAATACGATTACGACGGCTTTCATACGATATCCTCCGTTGTATCGAAATCGGGTATGGTTTCGTTTACCAATTCCGCTAAGCGCACTATCGCCGAAAATTCTTTTTTCGAAAGCGAACTTAAATACGCCGTAATTTTTTTATTAAAACCGTCGTGAAATTTTTCGTGGTTTTTATACGCACGCACTCCTTCTTTTGTCAATGTAATATAGACGGCTTTTTTATTCCCCTCTTTTTTATATTTTTTTATCAATTTTTTTTTCAGCAATTTATCGGAAACCTGCGTTACCGCACCGTTTGTAATGCCGAGTTTTTCCGAAAGCTCCGATGCGCTGTATCCGTCCGACAAACCTATCGCCTCTATAAAATGTATTTCACTCTGATAAAGCAGGTGAGCGGTGCCGAAGCGCTTCGGTTTTTTATCGTTGGCATTGATCCGGTATTGAATCTTCGCCGTAAGCTTCATAAAGCTTTGTATGTCGTTCATCGTGCCGTCCGTTTTTATGACCTTTCGTCAGTATATTTTAGCTACTAAAATAAATATACACCCATCGCTGCCTTTTGTCAATATGTTTTAGCAACTAAAAAACAGCAATCTGCAACGCACTGAAAACGATAATTTGAAATATTTTTTTGATGATCGCTCCCTATCGGAGGCCGCTTGAAACTCACGCCGCAACGATTTTGTTTACAAAGGCTTTTAAAAATCGTCCGCACTTTTTCGCGGCATATATTTTTTCTACAATATTTTTTCGCGATACTTGACATAAAAAATAAAAATATGCTATAGTGTACAACCACGGGGGCGTAGCGAAGCTGGTTATCGCGCTGGCCTGTCACGCCGGAGACCACGGGTTCGAGCCCCGTCGCTCCCGTAACAAGGAAGCTGTTCAAAACTTCAGTTTTTGAACAGCCCTATTTTTTTACGCCGGAAAAACCGACGAACGGGCAATAGCGCAGTTGGTAGCGCGCTTGGTTCGGGACCAAGAGGTCGGCGGTTCAAATCCGCCTTGCCCGACTGCTGATTCCTTGCCATATAAACATTTATGTAAAAACGATGAATTCCATCGAATCGCAAGTCGATCTTATCAATTCGGCGACGCAGGAATCCCTTGAAATCGCGGCAAAACATAAAGATTCGATCGACAGCCTCGTCACGGAAGTCGGCAGGTTTAAAACGCAGACGGCGGAAAACGATTAAAACCGTTTTTCAAACCGAACTCAAATACCGTGCGCTCCGATTTTGCGGCCTTTTACCGCGGATTCGAAGCGCATAATTATGTTTCAAGCCAATTTTTTATTATTTTCGCAACCGCATCGGGATCCGTTTTTGCCATATGCGCGATGTCGCCGGAACTTCGTACTGCGCCCGTCTTCCCCGCTCCTTTCCGCGGTGCGATAAAAATCCCCTTTGCCGCGCCGTAGTCGAGCGCTTCCTGTAAAACCGCATTTTCACGCAAAACCTGCCGCTCGTCGCGGGGATTGTATTGCCCGAGCCGCTTGAACGCGGAAACAAGCATTTTCCGCTCGGAATCGGAAAGATGCAGGCACGCGAAAACGGCGCTGCTCGCATCACGGTCAAGTTCGCCGAGCAAAATCACCGCTTTTTGCAATCCCGATATATGCGGCATCGCCGTTTTTATAAAATCGTTCATACAGACCTCAAAAAATCGCACGGCATCGATTGCCGTTTTCTTTACTATACTGTAGCGAAAATTATTTAAAAAAGATAGTACATTTTTTATTTTTATAGTATAATCATAAAAATTTTATCGCAAAAAATAATTTTGCCGTTCTATGGAGTACACGAAAGGGAGGGGTTTGTGTTATTCACATATGTCGTTTCATATTTTTGTGTAGTCGTAATATGCCTTGCCATAGCGGTCGTCATCGCAACGAAACTTACAAGCGATGTCGGAAGCGAATCGGAAATGCGCGCATTCAGAGGCGTCATTTCGGGCTATGCCGTTTTTTTAATAACGAACGGCGTATTGATATGGTGCAATCACGGCTATCTTCCCTCTTCGTGGGACAATGCGCTGAGCATTATGAATATAATCGCGATCGGCGTGTGCGCTTTTTTTCGGTTTCAATATACCGAACTGAGACTACAGTCGCCGTTATGGCAATTGAAATATTTCCATTATCTGTCACCCTTACCGATGTGCATCATCATCATCCTTGCCCTTCCGTCATCTTTTACGGGACGGCTTTTTTACTATAACGCAGACGGCAAATACGTTCACGGTTCGCTTTATTCTCTTCAACTCGTTTTCGACATTTTCTATCTTCTGTTCGTCTCCGTTCATACCCTTATCGTATGGCGGCGGACAAAAATTGCAACGAAGAAAAAAGAATATTTTACGCTCATCGTCTTTTTATTTTGCCCGCTCGCTGCAGGCATTGTCGATAAAATAATTCCAGATTTACCGGTTTTGGAAATGGCGATGCTCTTTGCCGTTTTTATCGTTTTTTCAAATCTTCAGGAATCGCAGATTTACAGAGATGCGCTCACCGGATTAAACAACAGACGACTCGCCGACGAAAGGCTTTTAAATAAACTTACATCGGTTTCCGAGCTCCGCCCGCTGTATTTTTTTATTGCGGATATAAACAGCTTTAAACACATCAATGATACGTACGGGCACTTGGAAGGCGACAGAGCGCTCAAAATCATTGCCGAAACATTTCAGGAAATCGGACGTACGTATCACAGCTTTATCGCCCGATGGGGCGGCGATGAATTTATCATAATCGTCGAAGCGCAATACATAGGAGATCCCGACTCGTTCGTAAAGACGATTAGAAATACGCTCGCAGAAAAATCGAAAAAGAGCAATCTGCCGTACACGCTGACGCTCAGTATCGGATATGCGCTGTGTACGGCAGCCGACACACCTCCGGCTTCTCTCATCGCCGGAGCCGACGGTATGCTGTACCGAGATAAAAATGCGTATTATCGTACGCGAAAACAGTTCAGACGATAAATGAAGTCCATCACTTTGCCATAACACGTTTCGAAACGGAAATTGACACACCGTCTTTATCGTGATAAAATTATATAATTTTCTATTTACACGGATTCAGTATAAGGATTTTATCATGAAAAAGGGATTTTACACCGTCGGTTTGATTATCGTATTGGCCGTATCGGCTTTTGCATTCATCCTCGCTCCCGCCTTGGTCGGACGGGGCAATCGTGACACGCTTCCGCCGTTCGGATCCTACGACGGCAAAAAAATAAAATTCGAAGAAGGTTCCGATTTCAAAAAATACGTTGCAAAGTACGCGGACCTTTTTAAAAAACTGGGAAAGCAAAGCGATCCTCTGTCGAATTATTATATTTTCAATTATGCGTTCAACGCAGTCGTGCAAAAAATGGCGTATACGCAGGCGGTAGCAGAGAGCGGCTATGTCGTACCGCAAAGCGCCGTAAACCGCGAAATGCTTCCGGACTTTTTCGAAAACGGCAAATACTCGCAGCGAAAATACAGAGAAACCCCAGCATCGGAAATCGAACAGCGGCAAAAGGAAATCCGTGAAGAGTTTACGAAGAACCGCTACACCGACGACATGTTCGGCCCTTCCGAACAGTTTGCAGGCACGACGCTGTACGGATTAAAATCGTCCGAAAACGAAATCGCTTTTTTTGAAAATTTCGGCACCGAAAAACGGGGATTCGATATGGCGTCTTTCAGCACCGACGATTATCCGGACAGCGAAAAGGAAGCGTACGGCCGTGCAAATGCGCAAAAATTTATCAAATACGATATGTCGATCATCACGTGCGGCGAAAAATCGAAAGCGGAAACCGTTGCAAAGCGCCTCAAAAACAACGAGATCACGTTTACGGACGCGGTAAACGAATATTCTTCAAAAAACTACAGCGATGCGAACGGAAAATTGACAAATTCATATCGCTATGAAATCGAACGCATCATAAAAAATTCCGACGACACAGAAAAAGTCGTCTCCCTTGCAAAAGATGAAACGAGCGTCGTCATCGAAACGAATATCGGCTTTTCCGTGTTTCATGCGGACGGCAACGCTTCCGATCCCGATTTTACAAACGAACAGACCGTAAAAGACGTGTGGAGCTATCTGCGCTCGAATGAAGCGGGGCGCATCGAAGATTATTATACGGCTCGCGCTAAGAATTTTGCTGCGGAAGCTGCACTCAACGGCTTTGAAAAAACGGCAAAAAAATTCAACATGGTGAATGCGGTTATTGCACCCTTCCCGCTCAACTACGGAAGCGTTCCCTTTGCCAATTCCGTGGATACGAGCATACAAGGGCTGTCGGGAGCGAACACGAATAAAAACTTTTTGCAGACGGCATTTTCTTTAAAGTCCAATGAAATCTCATCGCCCGTCGTCAACGGCAAAACCGTACTCGTGTTGCAGTATACGAACGAAGTAAAAGACGAGCCGTCGGAAAACACATCATCGATTGAGAGACAGATTGTAAGCAGCGACGAAGAGGCGGCTTCTTCGCATCTCATGGCGAGCCCGAAACTGAAAAACGATCTCATTACGGTATACTCTAATTACTTTGCGAATGCGGGGAATATTAACTGACGACGATAACGGAAATCCCCGCTCTGTGCAAACGGAAGGGGGTATTTCCGTTTTGTATAAGGGCAGATACCTCTATTCAAAATACGCGCCTGAAAAAGCGATCAAGCGTACGGTTCTGTCGAAACCCGTCGCGCCCGGCACCCTCGTGCTTGCCTGCTCCCCCGTTCTGTGTTTGTGCCTTGCAGAATTATGCGCTTCTCTTCCCGAAAATTGTTTCGTGCTCGGCTGCGAATTCGACGCGGTGCTGTACGCTTTTTCGCTGAAATACATCCCGCACGATATCGCTCGTTTTGCGATGCTTTCTCCGGACGAATTGCCGAAGCTCCCGTTTATGCTCACAAAGCGCCGCGCCGAAACAAAAAGCGGAGCTTTTCTTCCCCCTGCGGGAACTTTCCGCCGTGTTTTGCGTGCGGACTTTTCGGCAGGCACGCAGTTTTTTCCGCAGCACTACGCGGCGCTTACGGAAGCGGCGGAAAATGCCGTGATGCGATTTTGGAAAAACCGTGTCACGCTCATCAAATTCGGCCGCCGCTTTTCGAGAAATCTTTTTCGAAACATCGCGCGTCTCCCCCGCTCCTGCCCGATCGAAAACCTTACGCAGTCGGTCGAAAAACCGATTATCGTTTTCGGTGCGGGCGGAAGCATGGAAAAAACCGCTCGAAGCATTCGGAGCGTGCAAAGCGCGTTTTACATCGTCGCAGCCGATGCCGCCCTCGCCCCGCTTTTCCGTTTCGGCATCGAACCGGACGCCGTCGTCTGCGAAGAAGCGCAGTCGGTCATCGCACCGTTTTTTTTAGGCGCAAACGGAAAGCGCTTTCGCGTATTCGCAGGCATTACGTCATGGCCGAAACTCTTCGATCTGTCGGACGGCACTATCTGCTATTTTTCGCCGCACTACGACGATACGGCCTTTTTCGATTCCCTTGTCGTTCGGCGCATCCTGCCGTGCATCATGCCGCCCCTCGGTTCGGTCGGACTCACCGCGACGAAGATAGCCCTCATGCTTC
This Treponema socranskii subsp. buccale DNA region includes the following protein-coding sequences:
- a CDS encoding sugar ABC transporter ATP-binding protein — its product is MNDTVLEAKDISLVFPDVTALSHVNFSILTGEIHALVGANGAGKSSLMKVLAGAKPTYTGDIFLNNKKIEIRSPAAAKKFGIQIVYQEVDTALINSLSVAENIMLNDMIMNMHHRQFINWSAINKSAKDILNRLKIDLDVRRQVQTLSLAQKQMVLIARAIQSSCKFLLLDEPTAPLSTTETEDLFVTVRNLVRQENIAVVFISHRINEILQICTKYTVMRNGEIVADRPVTSQTSTKSVIEEMLGRPFEEEYRVPKRNVGDKAFIVNDLTEKENKIKNVSLYIRKGEIIGIAGLVGAGKSELCKTIFGALKKKSGTIMYNGKYLKIRNPSDAVKYNIALVPEERRKEGVLINESVHFNLSAANLETFCRFSFILKKLITLNAKKFIDLLSIKTSSAYQKVLFLSGGNQQKVVVGKWLSSDAGVYIFDEPTKGIDVGAKQEIFKLINTIAEQNNCVIYATCENSELLSITDRIYVMCGGEIAAELKTAETSDKEIMYYAVGSQDTYGQK
- a CDS encoding substrate-binding domain-containing protein, which gives rise to MKKFITVCMSLVLLHAMIFAMGQGENAAAAGEKASPVAGKKVAYILNLASSDIFQLCANQCVKTAKALGMTCDVYFSNGNDSTWQDYINVCAAKGYDGLFVSHGGQNYSYTFLTKVLKQYPKLKIVTFDTQFRDTSGNVKTIPGVTQFFQDDAGFATALLDFICDDLYPDKVAKKEPIKVLKVWVGPNYISPFDRREVGYAAFEKTGKIKTVETVGPTDLNNAESSMTSVTASTLAKYKAGDIDAIWVTYDAYGRGVYKAIMESGMNIPMVSVDISNTDIQYMQAKKSVWKACACTDFKANGEQGIRLLALEMNNDYDKIVDPVTGKQTAWWEMPCSVIKQSDLKPNTTLENLYDVAPKSYGAVKNLSTSDWLVKAIGY
- the fucU gene encoding L-fucose mutarotase, with the protein product MLVGIKPCIGPELLKTLAQMGHGDELVLADAYYPGHTMGKRCIRADGITIPELLEGILPLITLDTFVKDSVVMMAPVEGDTADPEIEKSFMAIIKSLRAEAPDLTKISREAFYERSKNAYAVVMSSSCVKYGCIILKKGVPLAAE
- a CDS encoding class II aldolase/adducin family protein; translated protein: MKRFYKERVAVANFMKRLYDRQLTTASGGNISLRVSDDEFCITPSSLDKGSLTAESIAVVKFDGTNLSPELKLSIESEMHRQILLKRPDLHAVVHAHPVFASAFATAQPCVLDSRLIAETYFILGEIVNVPYFIMGSKELADAVSEAVVHNTAVLLENHGALCAAKDLLHAFDGIDLMERLAQMTILRRFIDNSHIMTESQCKEITDVFKLR
- a CDS encoding LacI family DNA-binding transcriptional regulator; protein product: MNTLMTVKELAKLANVSTATISLVLNEKEGVSDKKRREIEKLIAKTGYKLRHTPTKKKNKSLCFLKVVKSGYFVEQNAGFVSKIMDSVQTECSNFGYNLNIVVAGNDLSKALAEINGGNYDGVFVIGTELDRDDFKYLDILTLPYIVIDNSMPVYQCNSITMNNEEMVYTVLKHLALCNDPDFGYLHGLPEAVNFIERKNAVFTYAKEFNFDFNGDKMFLIDANVSGSYESMLKIIRSGKRIPRILFADNDIVAIGAMKALLESGYKIPDDIKIAGFDDIYLSSIASVPLTTMHVQRKMIGEIAAQTLINHISNRFKSYSKIKIGGTLKIRKTTSLL
- a CDS encoding flavodoxin family protein; the encoded protein is MNEIGIVYDSPHKGNTEKLLLKIKEKYADTALVKAADCTPEFFSRYDVLGFASGIYYGKFSPSVSAVLEQAIKSDVKKLFFIYTSGAGRSGYENALRAKTEKSGKICLGIFSCKGFDTYGPFKLIGGLNKGRPNEADFRDAIAFFENDILAM
- a CDS encoding 4Fe-4S dicluster domain-containing protein, which gives rise to MKAVVIVFSPAGHTLAAARMIRKSIEARGGAADIIDLTKDDTLLFSPAGNENLAAKAGAFDALFIGAPVYAGHAEHTILRTIAMLPPPDEKRSKIAVPFISYGGAHSFVALEEMGRALKRKNYVPVLGIKIASFHTLSRSFRTKILEDRPGDAERCVIDGAVNKVVDLCADPESIRDNSASFAYTKMPMRFILKMLSQEKIHAKFKTVSIVYEKCRACKRCIEVCPVNNFVFTDGIVSVKNQKNCILCGECFYNCASDAIVFDYRKLAKKRLRDGEVVLESPLSAVYPDEYAYIREV
- a CDS encoding MarR family winged helix-turn-helix transcriptional regulator; protein product: MNDIQSFMKLTAKIQYRINANDKKPKRFGTAHLLYQSEIHFIEAIGLSDGYSASELSEKLGITNGAVTQVSDKLLKKKLIKKYKKEGNKKAVYITLTKEGVRAYKNHEKFHDGFNKKITAYLSSLSKKEFSAIVRLAELVNETIPDFDTTEDIV
- a CDS encoding GGDEF domain-containing protein; its protein translation is MLFTYVVSYFCVVVICLAIAVVIATKLTSDVGSESEMRAFRGVISGYAVFLITNGVLIWCNHGYLPSSWDNALSIMNIIAIGVCAFFRFQYTELRLQSPLWQLKYFHYLSPLPMCIIIILALPSSFTGRLFYYNADGKYVHGSLYSLQLVFDIFYLLFVSVHTLIVWRRTKIATKKKEYFTLIVFLFCPLAAGIVDKIIPDLPVLEMAMLFAVFIVFSNLQESQIYRDALTGLNNRRLADERLLNKLTSVSELRPLYFFIADINSFKHINDTYGHLEGDRALKIIAETFQEIGRTYHSFIARWGGDEFIIIVEAQYIGDPDSFVKTIRNTLAEKSKKSNLPYTLTLSIGYALCTAADTPPASLIAGADGMLYRDKNAYYRTRKQFRR